A genomic segment from Bradyrhizobium sp. CB1015 encodes:
- a CDS encoding ABC-three component system protein — protein sequence MRRDYRLYELSEGEFEELVVKICINWLGEGVTPFAPGRDGGRDGKFNGKAECFPSANMPLEGQVVLQAKHVAVFDKSCSDKDFERLLKKEHAKIKRLAKKGLCDHYLVFTNRRYTGGADEKLIASLMALGVKRAHIIGVERLNAALDDMQHIREWLPNRKDPIPFRFEPDDLIEVIGAVHDYADGSALSAVNSARDFEKLKLREEKNKINGLSDEYYNQIIVSNSFPHFARIDHFLKNPRNTQVAALYHDSADELKQKILAARAEFATFDNVFAFLIEEIQKRRAALKGRRRMISVMLHYMYANCDIGSKKLPSTTQTGKTSSQGEGTSYKKLVCALFDLALLKVYEDVGFFHFVYHDGIFEALDDRKKLALLEVVREQTSTKKMQYIMTLIASDLPRIEEKSPPTFAPDEIILRLHDDGADGRLFKMAEF from the coding sequence ATGCGTCGCGATTATCGCCTCTACGAACTAAGCGAGGGTGAGTTTGAAGAGCTCGTCGTCAAGATTTGCATCAACTGGCTGGGTGAAGGTGTCACGCCATTCGCGCCCGGTCGCGACGGCGGTCGTGATGGCAAGTTCAACGGCAAGGCCGAATGCTTTCCCAGCGCCAACATGCCCCTTGAGGGTCAGGTTGTCCTCCAGGCCAAGCACGTAGCCGTATTCGACAAATCATGCTCGGATAAGGATTTTGAGCGCCTCCTGAAAAAGGAGCACGCAAAAATTAAGCGGCTCGCAAAGAAGGGCCTATGTGACCACTACCTAGTGTTCACCAACCGCCGCTATACTGGAGGTGCCGACGAGAAGTTAATCGCCAGCCTGATGGCACTCGGCGTCAAGCGTGCTCACATCATCGGGGTTGAGCGTCTCAACGCCGCACTGGATGATATGCAGCATATCCGGGAATGGCTTCCGAACCGGAAAGATCCCATCCCGTTCCGCTTCGAACCGGACGATCTCATCGAAGTGATTGGCGCGGTCCACGACTACGCAGATGGGTCAGCGCTGAGCGCGGTCAACAGCGCCAGAGACTTTGAAAAGCTCAAGCTGCGAGAGGAGAAGAACAAAATCAATGGATTGTCAGACGAGTACTACAACCAGATCATCGTCAGCAACTCTTTCCCTCACTTTGCGCGGATCGACCATTTCCTGAAGAATCCCCGCAATACTCAGGTTGCCGCCCTTTATCACGACAGCGCCGACGAACTAAAGCAAAAGATACTGGCCGCCCGTGCCGAGTTTGCAACGTTCGATAATGTTTTTGCCTTTTTGATCGAGGAGATCCAAAAGAGGCGCGCTGCACTGAAGGGCAGGAGGCGTATGATAAGCGTCATGCTCCACTATATGTACGCCAACTGCGACATCGGCTCGAAGAAACTTCCATCAACCACGCAAACCGGCAAGACCTCTAGCCAGGGAGAAGGGACGAGTTACAAAAAGCTGGTCTGTGCCCTGTTCGATCTAGCTCTGCTGAAGGTGTATGAGGACGTAGGCTTCTTCCATTTTGTCTACCACGACGGAATCTTCGAAGCTCTGGACGACCGAAAGAAGCTGGCGCTGTTAGAGGTTGTGCGTGAACAGACGAGTACCAAGAAGATGCAATACATAATGACGCTAATTGCTTCAGACCTGCCGCGTATCGAAGAGAAGTCACCCCCCACGTTTGCGCCGGACGAAATTATACTTCGCCTTCACGACGACGGAGCCGACGGTCGCCTCTTCAAGATGGCAGAATTCTAA
- a CDS encoding DUF2130 domain-containing protein — MTDPQIVCPSCRTEIKLTESLAAPLIAETRRKFDQQLAAKEADFGRREALLKQASEEIAKAREAVDEQVAAKLKAERSNIVEMEAKRARLAIADELGERDRQLADLQQILAANNEKLAAAQKIQADMLRKERELDDARREVELTIETKVQQALAAVRDKAKLEAEDGFKAKVAEKEAQIAGMNRQIEELRRRAEQGSQQLQGEALELELESLLRNQFPRDLIEPVPKGDFGGDVLHRVFGPGGQTCGTILWESKRTKRWSDDWLTKLRSDQRAAKAEVALIVSSALPNDIETFGLLDNVWVAEPRFAVPLAIVLRHGLIDLAGSRQSQEGQQTKMEMMYGYLTGPRFRHRIDAIVEKFTDMQADLDRERKTMMRLWAKREEQLRGVLDSTAGLYGDLQGIAGRAMQEIESLDVLMIEVKGEAAE, encoded by the coding sequence GTGACCGATCCCCAGATCGTCTGCCCGAGCTGCCGCACTGAAATCAAGCTGACAGAATCGCTCGCGGCGCCCCTGATTGCGGAGACGCGCCGCAAGTTCGACCAGCAGCTTGCCGCCAAGGAAGCGGACTTTGGCCGGCGCGAAGCGCTGCTCAAGCAGGCCAGCGAAGAAATCGCGAAAGCTCGCGAGGCCGTCGACGAACAGGTCGCCGCAAAGCTGAAGGCGGAGCGGTCCAATATCGTCGAAATGGAAGCAAAGCGAGCACGGCTGGCGATCGCCGATGAACTCGGCGAACGCGACCGGCAATTGGCGGATTTGCAGCAAATACTCGCAGCGAACAACGAGAAGTTGGCCGCAGCCCAGAAGATCCAGGCGGACATGCTCCGCAAGGAGCGCGAGCTCGACGATGCCAGGCGCGAAGTCGAGCTCACGATCGAGACGAAGGTCCAGCAGGCACTCGCCGCTGTGCGCGACAAGGCCAAGCTGGAGGCCGAGGACGGCTTCAAGGCGAAAGTCGCGGAGAAGGAAGCCCAGATCGCCGGCATGAACCGGCAGATCGAAGAACTCCGCCGCCGTGCTGAACAGGGCTCACAGCAGTTGCAAGGCGAAGCCCTGGAGCTCGAACTGGAATCCCTGCTCCGCAATCAGTTTCCGCGCGATCTCATCGAGCCGGTGCCGAAGGGCGATTTTGGTGGCGACGTCCTCCATCGCGTGTTCGGTCCCGGTGGGCAGACTTGCGGCACGATCCTGTGGGAATCCAAGCGAACCAAACGTTGGAGCGACGACTGGCTGACCAAGCTCAGAAGCGACCAGCGCGCTGCTAAAGCGGAGGTCGCCCTTATTGTCTCCAGCGCGTTGCCGAACGATATCGAAACCTTCGGTCTGCTCGACAATGTCTGGGTCGCAGAGCCCCGGTTCGCCGTTCCGCTGGCGATCGTACTCCGGCACGGGCTGATCGACCTCGCCGGCAGCCGTCAGTCCCAGGAAGGCCAGCAGACCAAGATGGAGATGATGTACGGCTATCTGACCGGTCCGCGCTTCCGTCACCGGATCGATGCGATCGTCGAGAAGTTCACCGACATGCAGGCCGACCTCGACCGCGAGCGCAAGACGATGATGCGGCTCTGGGCCAAGCGCGAGGAACAGCTCCGTGGGGTGCTCGACTCCACGGCCGGTCTCTATGGCGACCTCCAGGGAATCGCCGGCCGCGCGATGCAGGAGATCGAGAGTCTTGATGTGCTGATGATTGAGGTGAAGGGCGAGGCGGCGGAGTAG
- a CDS encoding AAA family ATPase: MSTDGGDDGADHQDLPTAEDAVTTGAAADSADWDERLKGLPRLLRYALLAVNGAEHIEERLIAEVNELCPGLPHNVAWATSRSLEAAMALATELDRRAAAHSEPALRSLADSVRLVSLPTPRDDEHFQQHRRVAKALVKAFQVNSLHVEQKVRCDLERFTYGWAALPACTHFLPKKFSAAINASLVGHRLAEHRITAAKATLRLQLKEEEDSRKKREAEDRTETVKQEAVPDPELIPDRHLVVARLSEAELKNIKLKEILGPLKNVINTALPLVEVPPLHEARSVLQFEFPYAIDVIDFALADLVGRTTVRLRPLLIVGEPGGGKSRFARRLGEVLGLHVWRTEASRSDGAVFGGTDRRWYSSEPCHPFLAIAQGKTANVLVLLDELEKAATRSDYGRLWDCLLGFLEPETSVRYPDPALQTNLDLSQVSYIATANRLEPLPSPIRDRFRIVTFPKPTANDLDALLPAVIVDLAKERGLDQSWMTPLDGVEREAVAKHWAGGSVRRLRRIVEAILRERDVRALRN; this comes from the coding sequence TTGAGTACCGATGGCGGTGATGACGGCGCCGATCACCAGGATCTGCCAACCGCGGAGGACGCGGTCACGACCGGCGCCGCCGCCGATTCGGCCGATTGGGACGAGCGGCTCAAAGGCCTGCCGCGGCTTCTGCGCTATGCCCTGCTCGCCGTCAATGGCGCCGAACACATTGAGGAACGGCTTATCGCGGAAGTCAACGAGCTTTGCCCGGGACTGCCACACAATGTCGCTTGGGCCACCAGCAGGTCGTTGGAGGCCGCAATGGCACTGGCGACTGAACTCGATCGCCGCGCTGCAGCCCATAGTGAGCCAGCTCTCAGGAGCCTTGCTGATAGCGTCCGGCTCGTGAGCTTGCCAACGCCGCGTGATGACGAACACTTCCAGCAGCACCGCAGGGTCGCCAAGGCGCTGGTCAAGGCCTTTCAGGTGAATTCGCTGCACGTCGAACAGAAGGTTCGCTGCGATCTCGAACGGTTTACCTATGGCTGGGCTGCGCTGCCGGCCTGCACGCATTTTCTGCCGAAGAAGTTCTCTGCTGCGATTAACGCCTCCCTGGTCGGGCACCGCTTGGCCGAGCACCGCATCACCGCGGCCAAGGCCACGTTACGGCTCCAACTCAAGGAGGAGGAGGACAGCCGGAAAAAGCGGGAAGCCGAGGACCGGACCGAAACCGTCAAGCAAGAAGCCGTCCCGGACCCTGAACTCATTCCCGACCGTCATCTCGTCGTTGCGCGTCTGTCCGAGGCCGAGTTGAAGAACATCAAACTCAAGGAAATCCTTGGCCCGCTGAAGAACGTCATTAACACTGCTTTGCCGCTCGTTGAGGTGCCGCCGCTCCACGAGGCGCGCAGCGTTCTGCAGTTCGAGTTCCCGTACGCCATCGACGTCATCGATTTCGCGCTGGCGGATCTTGTTGGGCGCACCACGGTCCGTTTGCGCCCGCTTCTGATTGTTGGCGAGCCCGGCGGCGGTAAGAGCCGATTTGCCCGCCGGCTCGGTGAGGTGCTGGGTCTCCACGTTTGGCGGACCGAAGCCAGTCGTTCCGACGGCGCGGTGTTCGGGGGGACCGACCGGCGCTGGTACTCTAGCGAGCCTTGCCATCCTTTTCTCGCCATCGCGCAAGGCAAAACGGCAAATGTGCTGGTCCTCCTCGATGAATTGGAGAAAGCGGCGACGAGGTCCGACTACGGCCGGCTATGGGACTGCCTGCTCGGCTTTCTCGAACCGGAAACGAGCGTCCGCTACCCCGACCCCGCGCTCCAGACCAATCTTGATCTGTCGCAGGTGTCGTACATCGCCACTGCCAACCGCCTCGAGCCGTTGCCAAGTCCAATCAGAGACCGCTTCCGCATCGTGACCTTTCCCAAGCCGACCGCGAATGACTTGGACGCGCTGCTGCCGGCCGTGATCGTTGACCTCGCCAAGGAGCGCGGCCTCGACCAGAGCTGGATGACACCGCTCGACGGCGTTGAGCGCGAAGCTGTCGCGAAGCACTGGGCCGGCGGCTCGGTGCGGCGCCTGCGCCGCATCGTCGAGGCCATCCTGCGCGAACGCGACGTCCGAGCATTGAGGAACTGA
- a CDS encoding helix-turn-helix domain-containing protein, translated as MISVEQIRAARSWLGISQQELADAAGVEVKTIHRIETGFRGATERTLERIRRAFEARGLEFIFDGSKPVGLRTRSAR; from the coding sequence ATGATTTCCGTAGAACAGATTCGCGCAGCGCGTAGCTGGTTAGGGATTTCGCAGCAGGAGCTTGCGGACGCTGCCGGCGTAGAGGTGAAGACTATTCACCGGATCGAGACAGGCTTTCGCGGAGCCACGGAACGAACCCTGGAAAGAATCCGACGGGCTTTCGAAGCGAGGGGCCTCGAGTTCATTTTCGACGGAAGCAAGCCGGTCGGTTTGCGAACCCGAAGCGCGCGCTAA
- a CDS encoding LuxR C-terminal-related transcriptional regulator — protein sequence MAPSTISSSRSRLNSLSTRSDAASNAISRGTGKSRSRTNCVRGFASLSPRERETMALLSAGLGPKHIAGRLGICTHTARVHSGRIMTKMGAQSIADLVRIADKIGQAQNGRAIRPDDILATSHDHAAQRVSDEGLLPAYCNLHRAAPDGSLQPQAYSSSTNSVVSTHADRSQGKARETVETRFRWRDGRLAPKAAAKSRR from the coding sequence ATGGCGCCATCGACTATCTCATCAAGCCGTTCCAGATTGAACAGCTTGTCGACGCGGTCAGACGCGGCATCGAACGCGATCTCACGCGGCACCGGCAAGAGCAGATCCAGGACGAACTGCGTGCGAGGCTTTGCGTCGCTATCGCCCCGCGAAAGAGAGACCATGGCGCTGCTCTCGGCAGGACTTGGACCCAAGCACATAGCTGGCCGGCTAGGGATCTGTACGCATACTGCCCGTGTTCACAGTGGCCGGATCATGACCAAAATGGGGGCACAGTCCATCGCGGATCTGGTTCGCATTGCGGACAAAATCGGACAGGCGCAGAACGGAAGAGCGATCCGCCCCGACGACATCTTGGCAACCAGCCACGACCACGCTGCCCAACGCGTTTCGGATGAGGGCTTACTGCCCGCCTACTGCAATCTGCATCGTGCAGCGCCGGATGGCTCATTGCAGCCACAGGCATATTCGTCGAGCACGAATTCGGTCGTGTCGACACACGCGGATCGAAGTCAAGGTAAAGCTCGCGAAACTGTCGAAACCCGCTTCCGTTGGCGCGATGGCCGCCTCGCGCCAAAAGCGGCCGCGAAGTCTCGGCGATGA
- a CDS encoding response regulator, with the protein MIIDRPLVAVIDSDSSSRAKALDCLVAAGLTVEVFNSAEDFLMRSETNPLHCIILDVRLPGIGGLDLQSHQTRIGRKTPLLFLTAQDEARTCV; encoded by the coding sequence ATGATCATTGACCGACCGCTAGTAGCAGTTATCGACAGCGACAGCTCCTCGCGAGCGAAGGCGCTGGATTGCCTCGTCGCGGCTGGCCTGACGGTCGAGGTATTCAATTCAGCCGAGGATTTCTTGATGAGAAGCGAGACCAATCCACTTCACTGCATCATATTGGATGTGCGGTTGCCTGGCATCGGCGGTCTCGATCTTCAATCCCACCAGACAAGGATTGGACGCAAGACACCATTGTTGTTTCTGACGGCTCAGGACGAGGCAAGGACCTGCGTCTAG
- a CDS encoding SDR family oxidoreductase, with protein MTQGSKTVIVTGGLQGIGLSAVRTFIERGYNVVATSRRVTRSLLSELGPGGWGRRHASTATRVAETAVGKFSSIDALVNNAEIFVVNPFTDYPGDDLKQLLSTNLNGFIYMTQVAIRQIQIMAQTSGGSIVSITAALAGKPDWDFLRRPSPMGSISSIQEIVIEARRITREILRVDGGAHVGKW; from the coding sequence GTGACTCAAGGATCAAAGACCGTGATTGTCACCGGCGGCTTGCAGGGGATCGGCTTAAGTGCGGTACGGACATTCATTGAACGAGGTTACAACGTCGTCGCGACCTCGCGGAGAGTGACGCGATCCCTTCTCTCCGAGCTTGGCCCTGGTGGATGGGGACGTCGGCATGCCTCGACAGCCACCAGGGTTGCCGAGACAGCTGTTGGCAAGTTCAGCTCGATAGATGCGTTGGTGAACAATGCTGAGATCTTCGTGGTCAACCCGTTCACCGACTACCCGGGTGATGATTTGAAGCAGCTGCTCTCCACCAATCTCAACGGCTTCATCTACATGACCCAAGTCGCGATCAGACAGATACAGATCATGGCACAAACGTCAGGCGGCAGCATTGTCAGCATCACTGCAGCCCTCGCGGGCAAACCCGATTGGGACTTTCTTCGCAGACCGTCCCCGATGGGAAGCATTTCGAGCATTCAGGAGATTGTGATCGAGGCTCGCCGCATCACGCGAGAGATCCTGCGCGTCGACGGCGGCGCACATGTCGGCAAATGGTAA
- a CDS encoding GDSL-type esterase/lipase family protein: MKSRLGRFITPFIATLALRAIVIVATVCTVLTWATIHSVRAEERVIKITVLGDSLIENKGVPVAHRFPDKLEFALKARGQSVAVTNAGWAGDTAAKGLARLDRVITDQPDAVIVVLGANDMVWGIDPNATRAALAEILRKLEARRIAVLLCGVRTQSKFGEEYKNAFAAMFSGLASEHNVLFYPAFDDAFVDDAQLKALDGLHPTPAGIEAVVTRILPQVEALIASARR, from the coding sequence ATGAAATCAAGACTTGGAAGGTTCATTACGCCATTTATCGCCACGCTCGCTCTTCGCGCGATAGTCATTGTCGCCACGGTTTGTACTGTACTGACGTGGGCCACGATCCACAGCGTTCGCGCCGAAGAAAGGGTGATCAAGATCACGGTGCTCGGGGATTCTCTCATCGAAAATAAAGGTGTTCCCGTTGCCCATCGTTTCCCGGACAAACTTGAATTTGCACTGAAAGCCAGAGGTCAATCAGTCGCCGTAACCAATGCCGGCTGGGCTGGTGACACAGCCGCAAAAGGTCTCGCCAGATTGGACCGAGTGATCACCGACCAACCCGATGCGGTCATTGTGGTGCTCGGTGCGAATGACATGGTCTGGGGAATCGATCCAAATGCTACTCGTGCCGCGCTGGCGGAAATTTTACGTAAACTCGAAGCGCGGCGGATTGCCGTGCTTCTTTGCGGCGTGCGGACGCAATCAAAATTTGGAGAAGAATACAAGAATGCTTTTGCGGCGATGTTTTCTGGTCTTGCCAGCGAGCACAACGTGCTGTTCTACCCAGCTTTCGATGATGCGTTTGTCGATGATGCCCAACTCAAAGCGCTCGATGGTCTACACCCGACCCCGGCCGGAATCGAGGCGGTCGTAACGCGCATCCTACCACAAGTCGAGGCCCTGATCGCGAGCGCGCGCCGCTAG
- a CDS encoding tetratricopeptide repeat protein, which translates to MVGIAFVDLVVGSSFFTDERTAHLVAAEAALGRVLSLAPNHAFAHLALGGVLMCSCRAAQGLAECERALALDRNIAEAHALIGWAKYFMGRGAETETHISEAFRLSPRDILSFQWSMMVGFAKLQVSADDEALSWFRRSIETNRNHPTSHFGLAAALALLGKQEEAWAAVQAGLALNPTFAIKRFKSFSVSDNPAFLAGAKRAVKGFHLAGVPKE; encoded by the coding sequence ATGGTGGGCATTGCGTTTGTCGATCTTGTGGTTGGAAGTAGCTTCTTTACCGACGAACGAACCGCGCATCTTGTGGCGGCCGAGGCCGCGCTGGGAAGGGTGCTGTCCCTCGCGCCTAATCATGCGTTTGCCCATTTAGCTTTGGGCGGCGTGCTCATGTGTAGTTGCCGAGCCGCTCAGGGCCTTGCTGAGTGCGAACGAGCATTGGCGCTGGATCGAAACATAGCTGAGGCGCACGCGCTGATCGGCTGGGCCAAGTATTTTATGGGGCGCGGAGCAGAGACCGAGACTCATATCAGTGAAGCATTTCGTCTCTCTCCTCGCGATATCCTGAGCTTCCAATGGTCAATGATGGTAGGCTTCGCCAAGTTGCAGGTTAGCGCGGACGACGAAGCACTCAGCTGGTTCCGTCGCAGCATCGAGACCAACCGTAATCATCCCACCTCGCATTTTGGGCTGGCTGCTGCGCTCGCGCTTCTCGGTAAGCAGGAGGAGGCGTGGGCTGCCGTGCAAGCGGGGCTTGCGCTAAATCCGACGTTTGCTATCAAACGCTTCAAAAGCTTTTCAGTAAGCGACAATCCGGCGTTTCTCGCAGGTGCCAAGCGCGCCGTAAAAGGGTTTCACTTGGCCGGAGTGCCGAAGGAGTGA
- a CDS encoding CsbD family protein: protein MKGAADKAKGSIKEGAGKLSGDKDLQMEGKAQCRR, encoded by the coding sequence GTGAAAGGTGCTGCTGATAAGGCCAAGGGCAGCATTAAGGAAGGCGCCGGTAAGCTAAGCGGCGATAAGGACCTGCAAATGGAAGGCAAGGCACAATGCCGCAGGTGA
- a CDS encoding DGQHR domain-containing protein, which produces MTRKSYPGLLLNQNKHRFYFATIPVDDLFPSCFVARRDDDPLTGFQRSLNEARADDIAKYLADGSGSIPSNIVLSAQTGAAFRYMRRTKSISFEPIKKAFLVLDGQHRLWGYHKCRVRHRVPVAIYSDLSPAEEAKLFVDINTTQRGVPAALLLDIKHIAQLESDKEQILRSIFDRLNRDAESPLAGRLSPAKSATGKISRVTFNRAIGSSLTGGVMSETGDDQRYKLIRNYLNAFDAELEDSSLLTRSTFFEAIFNIFDQVIQTAISTSKSAKPEAIRKIIRPLARLSYRGSGGQSLLDKKAMTELMQSTLRAKTPISNEML; this is translated from the coding sequence ATGACACGCAAATCTTATCCCGGACTTTTGCTCAATCAAAATAAGCATCGATTTTATTTTGCAACCATTCCGGTAGACGACCTTTTTCCTAGCTGTTTTGTCGCGAGAAGGGATGACGACCCGCTAACTGGATTTCAGCGGTCCCTCAATGAAGCACGAGCCGACGATATTGCTAAGTATCTCGCCGATGGCTCCGGATCAATTCCAAGCAACATCGTTTTGTCTGCCCAAACGGGTGCAGCTTTTCGATACATGCGCCGAACGAAATCTATTTCGTTCGAGCCAATCAAGAAGGCTTTCTTAGTTCTTGATGGACAGCACCGGCTTTGGGGTTATCACAAGTGTCGGGTTCGGCACCGTGTGCCTGTTGCTATCTATTCGGACCTTTCGCCCGCCGAGGAAGCAAAACTATTTGTGGACATCAATACAACACAGCGAGGTGTGCCAGCGGCGCTGCTGCTTGATATTAAGCACATCGCTCAGTTGGAGTCCGACAAAGAGCAAATCCTTAGAAGCATCTTTGACCGTCTAAATCGGGATGCTGAAAGTCCACTTGCTGGACGGCTTAGTCCTGCCAAGAGCGCGACCGGAAAAATCTCCCGCGTCACCTTCAATCGTGCAATCGGGTCGAGTTTAACCGGAGGTGTGATGTCCGAGACAGGAGACGACCAGCGGTACAAGCTCATCCGAAATTATCTAAACGCATTCGATGCGGAACTGGAGGATAGCTCTCTCCTGACCCGGTCAACTTTCTTCGAAGCGATTTTCAACATCTTCGATCAAGTCATTCAGACCGCGATTTCCACCTCGAAAAGCGCGAAGCCAGAAGCCATTCGCAAAATCATAAGACCGCTTGCGCGTTTGAGCTATCGGGGCTCGGGCGGGCAGTCGCTCCTTGACAAGAAGGCGATGACAGAGCTGATGCAATCTACGTTGAGAGCTAAGACGCCTATTAGCAACGAGATGCTTTAA
- a CDS encoding recombinase family protein, which produces MKDSSSSEAGKRATIYARFSTDLQNERSIEDQLSLCQSYAEREGLIVVSTHEDRARSGGSVMGREGLLRMLDQARERSFDVVIVEALDRLSRDMEDLAGIHKRLSFLGIEIRAVHEGVVNTVLVGLRGLVGQLYREDNAHKVRRGQAGRVKQGLAGGGLTYGYAAVPGRSGERVVVEAEAQVIRRIFQEYVDGRTPREIAHDLNNEGVPPPRGRGWNASTINGNHERRAGILPNELYVGRLVWNKVRMVKDPDSGKRLSRPNPKSGWQVAEVPHLAIVNPELFTAAQQRKEERGHIHPSHQRRPRRMLSGLLRCGSCGSGMATNGRHKSGRIRIRCSAAKESATCSDAKTFYLDAVESAVLSGLRAELRAPTVFSEYVRTYLEERKRLLATSQAKRHRLEQQLGQLSREIERLVDAIAKGHGDPSVLGPRSTALDAERKRISEELQSEPPAPIEIALHPAILKRYEEQLGRLEEALGKGVSAGDGEAAEAIRDLVETVTVFREPERPGGLAVEIAGRLNAPLGEKAYPNRVKGVWGKVVAGERYLRSPRHLSAEFLVSVA; this is translated from the coding sequence ATGAAAGACAGCTCATCGAGCGAAGCGGGGAAAAGAGCGACGATCTATGCTCGATTCTCAACCGATCTTCAGAACGAGCGATCGATTGAGGATCAGCTTTCACTTTGTCAGAGCTATGCCGAGCGCGAAGGATTAATTGTTGTCAGTACCCATGAAGATCGGGCTCGTTCGGGCGGGTCTGTCATGGGCCGCGAAGGCCTTCTACGGATGTTGGACCAAGCGCGGGAGAGATCCTTTGACGTGGTGATCGTCGAAGCGCTCGATCGCCTCTCTCGCGACATGGAAGATCTGGCTGGCATTCATAAGCGGCTGTCATTTCTCGGGATCGAGATCCGGGCGGTCCACGAGGGCGTCGTTAACACCGTGCTGGTGGGCCTTCGCGGCTTGGTCGGACAACTTTATCGCGAGGACAATGCGCACAAAGTGCGTCGCGGCCAAGCGGGGCGGGTCAAGCAAGGTTTGGCTGGCGGGGGCCTGACGTACGGATACGCAGCGGTACCTGGAAGAAGTGGTGAACGAGTGGTTGTCGAGGCCGAGGCACAAGTGATCCGGCGCATCTTTCAGGAATACGTGGACGGTCGTACGCCTCGGGAAATCGCGCATGATCTCAACAACGAGGGCGTACCACCTCCGCGGGGGCGAGGCTGGAATGCGTCAACAATCAATGGCAATCATGAGAGGCGCGCCGGCATTCTGCCAAACGAACTTTATGTGGGGCGCCTTGTCTGGAACAAAGTCAGGATGGTGAAGGACCCCGACTCGGGAAAACGCCTGTCACGACCAAATCCGAAGAGTGGCTGGCAGGTGGCTGAAGTGCCGCATCTTGCAATTGTCAATCCAGAGCTATTCACGGCTGCTCAGCAACGCAAGGAAGAGCGCGGTCACATCCACCCCAGCCACCAACGTCGGCCTCGTCGGATGCTATCCGGACTGCTCCGGTGCGGCTCATGCGGTTCGGGTATGGCAACTAATGGACGCCACAAGTCAGGCCGCATTCGTATTCGCTGCTCTGCGGCGAAAGAGAGCGCCACATGTTCTGATGCCAAGACCTTTTATTTAGACGCGGTCGAAAGTGCGGTCCTCAGCGGGCTCAGGGCCGAACTGCGTGCACCGACGGTTTTTTCGGAATACGTACGAACGTATCTGGAGGAGCGGAAGCGCCTCCTAGCTACATCACAGGCAAAGCGGCACCGCCTTGAGCAGCAGCTAGGGCAGTTGAGTCGAGAAATCGAACGACTGGTGGATGCGATCGCAAAGGGACATGGCGATCCGTCCGTGCTCGGGCCGCGATCGACTGCCTTAGATGCCGAACGAAAGCGGATATCTGAGGAGTTACAAAGCGAACCACCCGCTCCGATCGAAATTGCGCTGCATCCGGCCATCCTCAAACGATATGAGGAGCAACTCGGTCGGCTTGAAGAAGCACTGGGTAAAGGTGTCAGTGCGGGCGACGGAGAGGCCGCAGAAGCCATTAGAGACTTGGTCGAGACGGTCACCGTGTTCCGCGAACCGGAACGCCCAGGTGGTTTAGCCGTCGAGATAGCAGGCCGGCTAAACGCCCCGCTCGGAGAAAAGGCCTATCCAAACAGAGTCAAGGGAGTGTGGGGAAAGGTGGTAGCGGGGGAGCGCTACCTACGTTCCCCCCGACACCTTTCCGCTGAGTTTTTGGTTTCCGTGGCCTAG